From one Flavobacteriales bacterium genomic stretch:
- a CDS encoding thioredoxin family protein, which yields MEMLKELVEKHSFLLIDYYATWCEPCKMLDTILQEVANHFGEELKIIKIDVDKNQELVEAFGIKSVPILHLYKDGDLIWKYKGFMNVPDTIKLLETYLEMK from the coding sequence ATGGAAATGCTTAAAGAACTCGTTGAAAAACACTCATTCTTATTAATTGATTACTATGCTACTTGGTGTGAACCGTGTAAAATGCTTGACACAATACTTCAAGAAGTCGCAAATCACTTTGGAGAAGAGCTTAAAATTATAAAAATTGATGTTGATAAAAACCAAGAGCTTGTAGAGGCCTTTGGAATCAAAAGTGTCCCCATTTTACACCTCTATAAAGATGGCGACTTAATATGGAAATACAAAGGTTTTATGAATGTTCCTGACACCATCAAGCTTTTAGAAACTTACCTTGAAATGAAATAA
- a CDS encoding N-acetyltransferase, whose amino-acid sequence MIHKLADVQSSHIGEHTQIWQFAIVLKDAIVGSNCNLNSHTFVENDVVIGNNVTVKCGVYLWDGIRVEDNVFIGPNVTFTNDKFPRSKEYPENFQKTLLKNGASVGANATILGGVTIGKEAMIGAGSVVTKDIPDGELWVGNPARFVRKI is encoded by the coding sequence ATGATACATAAATTAGCAGATGTTCAAAGTTCGCACATTGGTGAACATACTCAAATTTGGCAATTTGCAATTGTGTTAAAAGACGCAATAGTTGGCAGTAACTGCAACCTTAATAGCCATACTTTTGTAGAAAATGACGTGGTTATAGGGAACAATGTTACAGTTAAGTGTGGGGTTTATCTTTGGGACGGTATTCGGGTAGAAGATAATGTTTTTATAGGACCCAATGTAACTTTTACCAATGACAAATTTCCTAGATCAAAAGAGTATCCTGAAAATTTCCAAAAAACACTCCTTAAAAATGGTGCTTCTGTTGGAGCAAATGCCACGATTCTTGGAGGAGTAACCATAGGAAAAGAAGCGATGATTGGTGCTGGAAGTGTGGTTACAAAAGATATTCCAGATGGAGAACTATGGGTAGGTAATCCTGCTAGATTCGTAAGGAAAATCTAA
- a CDS encoding PorT family protein encodes MKKLFVLILLTSLFYSAQAQDSKIRVGLHFSPSISYFRTDSKITDKSSKVKFSWGFRSEKKFEDKPYSIMLGIDHSKRGAIMRFKGDDEKEYSIDYNYENIEIPVAIKMSTRQIGMFAYWVYVGMAPSFQISENSSMTEKTQNEPLEEFADHSFVDGFDISLILGGGVEYELTEETLLTLGLTFNNGLSNTVSDQKYWKNGKGGFNYFGLQLGVMFR; translated from the coding sequence ATGAAAAAATTATTTGTATTAATTCTATTAACTTCATTATTCTATTCTGCTCAGGCTCAGGATTCAAAAATACGAGTGGGATTGCATTTTTCACCAAGTATTTCTTATTTTAGAACGGATAGTAAAATTACCGATAAATCATCGAAAGTTAAATTTTCTTGGGGTTTTAGGAGTGAGAAAAAATTTGAAGATAAGCCCTATAGTATTATGCTTGGGATAGATCATTCAAAGAGAGGAGCAATCATGCGATTCAAAGGAGATGATGAAAAGGAATATAGCATTGACTATAATTACGAAAACATTGAAATCCCTGTTGCTATTAAAATGTCCACAAGACAAATAGGAATGTTTGCTTATTGGGTATATGTAGGAATGGCACCTAGTTTTCAGATTAGTGAGAACAGTTCAATGACCGAAAAAACACAAAATGAACCTTTAGAGGAATTTGCAGATCATTCGTTTGTAGATGGTTTTGATATTAGTTTAATCCTTGGTGGAGGAGTAGAGTATGAGCTTACAGAGGAAACTTTACTAACACTTGGACTTACTTTTAATAATGGATTATCTAACACAGTGAGTGATCAAAAATATTGGAAAAACGGAAAAGGTGGATTCAATTATTTTGGTCTTCAATTAGGCGTAATGTTTAGATAA
- a CDS encoding DUF2268 domain-containing putative Zn-dependent protease (predicted Zn-dependent protease with a strongly conserved HExxH motif) translates to MKSITKRQMVKNTLAIFIFLGLFTSCNNKNEKSETSQTIDNRQAVIKNFDKDFYQLPEDSIGFITQLENLKSDYQVFFFGQQPNATWLKRRTNKPLQQFVDSLNKVFDGLSWEKELHESVDIYKKHIKNDVLPNIFVWNSAFEMNEGAWNYGNDIIIATDQYLGANHLYYDHLPMYIRKEKDPKYLVADILNAWMESRLITKATTEKKTLLDDMIFEGKKLFMTELMLSGKASDSFLMKTDETKMSWTKENEKDIWNFFISNDLLFSTDDDAKMRFMRQAPFSKFYLSFDQKSPGRIGEWVGLQIVKAYMTNTNSTVEDMMALQDAQKFLNDSKYKP, encoded by the coding sequence ATGAAGTCTATAACAAAACGACAAATGGTTAAAAATACCCTTGCAATTTTTATTTTTTTAGGATTATTCACAAGTTGTAATAATAAAAATGAAAAAAGTGAAACATCCCAGACAATTGATAACCGACAAGCGGTTATAAAAAATTTCGATAAAGATTTTTATCAACTTCCAGAAGACTCAATTGGTTTTATTACTCAATTAGAAAATCTAAAGAGTGACTATCAAGTATTCTTCTTTGGACAGCAACCCAATGCAACATGGTTAAAAAGAAGAACAAATAAACCTCTACAACAATTTGTAGATTCCCTTAATAAAGTTTTTGATGGACTTTCTTGGGAAAAAGAACTTCATGAAAGTGTTGATATCTATAAGAAACATATCAAAAATGATGTTTTACCGAATATTTTTGTATGGAACTCGGCATTTGAAATGAATGAAGGTGCATGGAATTATGGAAATGATATCATTATTGCAACTGATCAATATTTGGGAGCCAATCACTTATATTATGATCATCTACCAATGTATATTAGAAAAGAAAAAGATCCTAAATATCTAGTAGCGGACATTCTTAATGCATGGATGGAAAGTCGATTAATCACAAAAGCGACTACCGAGAAAAAAACTTTGTTAGATGATATGATTTTCGAAGGAAAAAAACTTTTTATGACAGAGCTCATGCTTAGCGGAAAGGCAAGCGATTCATTTTTAATGAAAACAGATGAAACGAAAATGTCTTGGACAAAAGAAAATGAAAAAGATATATGGAACTTCTTTATATCCAATGATTTATTATTCTCTACAGATGATGATGCCAAAATGAGATTTATGCGTCAAGCACCTTTCTCAAAATTTTATCTTAGCTTCGATCAGAAATCACCAGGAAGAATTGGAGAATGGGTAGGATTACAAATTGTGAAAGCCTATATGACAAACACAAATTCTACTGTGGAAGACATGATGGCCTTACAAGATGCTCAGAAATTCCTCAATGATTCCAAATACAAACCATAA
- the gldC gene encoding gliding motility protein GldC, translating into MKKEEIKFHVSLDENHVPDKLAWESTDSGKSELRECEAFMLSIWDKKENNALRIDLWTKEMKVDEMKYFVHQTLASLSETYLRATDDEELATDMKKFSAYFAKKAQLYQDN; encoded by the coding sequence ATGAAAAAAGAAGAAATAAAATTTCACGTGAGCTTAGATGAGAATCATGTTCCAGATAAACTTGCATGGGAATCCACTGATAGTGGAAAATCTGAACTTAGAGAATGTGAAGCTTTTATGCTCAGTATTTGGGATAAAAAAGAAAATAATGCACTAAGAATTGATCTTTGGACCAAAGAAATGAAAGTGGATGAAATGAAATATTTTGTTCACCAAACACTCGCTTCTCTTTCAGAAACCTATCTTAGAGCGACAGATGATGAAGAATTGGCTACTGATATGAAAAAATTTAGTGCCTATTTTGCTAAAAAAGCACAACTGTATCAAGATAACTAA
- a CDS encoding Ig-like domain-containing protein: protein MSFLKRILTIILLMMIGSCAKVIMPTGGGKDTLPPVVTKETPKNKQINFTENSFSVRFDEFIQNSNFETEVLVSPKIEDLRYQYKGKKIKVSWEKPLKEQTTYSFQFVNVIKDYHEGNPIPFYAYVFSTGDKIDSLSIQGKVSKPLENKTDQYYIALVEDQQFNDSSFIKNDKSYLMQSNTEGIYKFHFLPKKEYYIYAFEDVNKNGKWDKIEPFSYQPKPITPSDQGKVDLHLYPVIQKNAILSVQEIAKGLLYIKQNQKFDLENLVVLSENNRALPVFEFNDSLFVNYNGKADSLTVLAHQDTFNVYLAEKHHKPSIWSPKKILTPQDSFICFTNYPISIQKPFGLKSKDTTIYLSLNGENNQQFIIDQQHLSIGNYELIFPDSALSLFQKPLKNIASIPFEVKPEIAFSVLEINVSSKKDSTQIVQLLNNKLEVMQESSIQGGGMIKFHYILPGKYYLRKIVDLNKNGVHDLGDPAKHLQPEPIILHPEALDMKPNWEVEIDF from the coding sequence ATGAGTTTTCTAAAAAGAATATTGACCATCATTTTACTCATGATGATTGGTTCTTGTGCCAAAGTAATTATGCCTACTGGTGGAGGGAAAGACACCCTACCACCAGTAGTTACCAAAGAGACTCCTAAAAACAAACAGATTAATTTTACGGAAAATAGCTTCAGTGTTCGTTTTGATGAGTTCATCCAAAACTCCAATTTCGAAACCGAAGTTTTAGTTTCCCCAAAAATTGAAGATCTTAGATATCAATACAAAGGAAAAAAGATTAAAGTCTCGTGGGAAAAACCTTTGAAGGAGCAAACTACTTATAGCTTTCAGTTTGTTAATGTTATCAAGGACTACCACGAAGGAAACCCAATTCCTTTCTATGCCTATGTTTTTTCTACTGGTGATAAAATAGATTCTTTGAGCATCCAAGGAAAAGTTTCTAAACCTCTAGAAAATAAAACAGATCAATATTATATTGCTTTAGTAGAAGATCAGCAATTTAATGACAGTAGCTTTATCAAAAATGACAAAAGCTATTTAATGCAATCCAATACAGAAGGGATTTATAAATTTCATTTTCTACCGAAAAAAGAATACTACATTTATGCCTTTGAAGATGTCAATAAAAATGGAAAATGGGATAAAATTGAACCATTTTCATATCAGCCAAAACCTATAACCCCTAGTGACCAAGGAAAAGTTGACTTACATCTCTATCCTGTCATTCAAAAAAACGCTATTCTTTCTGTTCAGGAAATAGCTAAAGGATTACTGTATATTAAACAAAATCAAAAATTTGATTTAGAAAACCTTGTTGTTTTATCTGAAAACAATCGAGCCTTACCTGTTTTTGAATTCAATGATTCCTTATTTGTGAATTATAATGGAAAAGCCGACAGCTTAACTGTTTTAGCACATCAAGATACTTTTAATGTTTACTTAGCAGAAAAACACCACAAACCGAGTATTTGGAGCCCAAAAAAGATTCTGACTCCTCAAGACTCATTCATTTGTTTTACAAATTACCCCATTTCAATACAGAAACCTTTTGGATTAAAATCTAAGGATACAACTATTTATTTATCATTAAATGGTGAAAACAACCAACAGTTTATCATAGATCAACAGCATCTATCGATAGGTAATTACGAATTAATTTTCCCAGATTCTGCTCTATCTCTTTTTCAAAAACCTTTGAAAAACATAGCATCTATCCCGTTTGAAGTGAAACCTGAAATTGCTTTTTCGGTCTTAGAAATCAATGTTTCTTCTAAAAAAGACAGTACTCAAATTGTACAGCTTTTAAACAATAAGCTAGAGGTGATGCAAGAATCAAGTATTCAAGGCGGAGGAATGATCAAATTTCATTATATTCTTCCTGGAAAATACTATTTAAGAAAAATCGTTGATTTGAATAAAAATGGGGTTCATGACCTTGGTGATCCTGCCAAACATTTACAACCAGAACCTATTATACTACACCCAGAAGCACTTGACATGAAGCCAAACTGGGAAGTAGAAATTGACTTTTAA
- a CDS encoding class I SAM-dependent methyltransferase, translating into MSWTEFWNNRFDQEEYVYGLNPNSFLKQEIDKLKGQEGQILLPAEGEGRNALYCNQIGWKVSAFDISSVGKEKALKLHKKHQFEVDYRVGRFLEDIEYPPETFDAIGLCYAHFPPSIRGQYHKQLAKTVKKGAYIILEGFSKKHFELKKTKPHLGGPKEEALMFSKEMMKKDFENFDFLTLVEEKISLNSGAHQDEGWVIRMLAQKK; encoded by the coding sequence ATGAGTTGGACAGAATTTTGGAACAATCGTTTTGATCAAGAAGAATATGTTTATGGATTGAACCCTAATTCTTTTCTTAAACAGGAAATAGATAAACTCAAAGGACAAGAAGGACAGATTCTTTTACCTGCCGAAGGAGAAGGAAGAAACGCCTTGTATTGTAACCAAATCGGGTGGAAGGTTTCAGCTTTTGATATCAGCTCAGTAGGAAAAGAAAAAGCATTAAAACTTCATAAAAAGCACCAGTTTGAAGTAGATTATCGTGTAGGGCGTTTTTTAGAAGATATTGAATATCCGCCTGAAACATTTGATGCCATTGGTTTATGTTATGCGCATTTTCCTCCAAGTATTCGAGGGCAATATCATAAACAACTAGCAAAAACCGTTAAAAAAGGTGCTTATATTATTCTCGAAGGTTTTTCTAAAAAGCATTTCGAACTCAAAAAAACAAAACCCCATCTTGGAGGTCCAAAAGAAGAAGCATTAATGTTTTCTAAAGAAATGATGAAAAAAGATTTTGAGAATTTTGATTTTCTTACCTTAGTAGAAGAAAAAATATCCTTAAACTCTGGTGCACATCAAGACGAGGGATGGGTCATCAGAATGTTGGCTCAGAAAAAATAA
- a CDS encoding M20 family metallopeptidase yields the protein MQRSIQKIKELVKKELALVIEIRRYLHQNPELSFEEYKTSEYIQGLLKKWNIPFQAGYVNTGIKVLLTSGEGTQNLALRADIDALPIQEQNEVAYCSTEPNTMHACGHDAHTASLLVVLKILNENKDLWEGKLTAIFQPGEEVLPGGAKLMIDESIFEPELPQAIFGQHVFPDLPAGKIGFRSGLYMASCDEIHLSFKGKGGHAALPHTHQDTILASAEFITHAQKIVSRKISPYAPVVLSFGYIQGLGATNVIPDEVHLKGTLRCLDEEWRAVAHQELRKIIDATCLAHDCSADLDLKLGYPSLKNDPDLTKLLRKSAEEYLGKENVVELGMRMTAEDFAYYSQMMPACFYRFGTAEPGKENEKKLHHPLFDIDESSLETSVGMMTYLALNYFNSEEK from the coding sequence ATGCAAAGAAGTATTCAAAAAATAAAAGAACTTGTAAAAAAAGAACTGGCTCTTGTTATAGAAATCAGAAGATATTTACATCAAAACCCAGAGCTTTCATTTGAAGAATACAAAACCTCTGAATATATTCAAGGACTGCTAAAGAAATGGAATATTCCCTTTCAAGCAGGATATGTAAATACAGGAATCAAAGTCTTATTAACATCTGGAGAAGGAACGCAAAATCTGGCTTTAAGGGCTGATATAGATGCGCTCCCTATTCAAGAACAAAATGAGGTTGCCTATTGTTCTACCGAACCCAATACCATGCATGCTTGTGGGCATGATGCACACACCGCTTCTCTTTTGGTGGTTCTCAAGATTCTAAATGAAAACAAAGACCTTTGGGAAGGAAAACTGACAGCTATTTTTCAGCCAGGAGAAGAGGTACTTCCTGGTGGAGCAAAGCTGATGATAGACGAGAGCATTTTTGAACCCGAATTACCACAAGCAATTTTTGGGCAACATGTTTTTCCAGACTTGCCTGCAGGCAAAATAGGATTTCGATCGGGCTTATATATGGCTTCTTGTGATGAAATTCATCTTAGTTTTAAAGGAAAAGGCGGACATGCTGCATTGCCGCACACACATCAAGATACGATACTCGCCAGTGCTGAATTTATTACGCATGCACAAAAAATTGTTAGCAGAAAAATCTCTCCTTATGCACCCGTTGTTCTTTCTTTTGGATATATCCAAGGATTGGGGGCAACCAACGTAATTCCTGATGAAGTTCACCTTAAAGGAACTTTAAGATGCTTGGATGAAGAATGGAGAGCCGTAGCTCATCAAGAACTACGTAAAATTATTGATGCAACTTGCCTTGCTCATGATTGCTCGGCAGACTTGGATCTCAAACTGGGATATCCAAGTTTAAAAAACGATCCAGACTTAACAAAATTGTTAAGAAAATCGGCAGAAGAATACCTCGGAAAAGAAAATGTGGTAGAACTTGGAATGAGAATGACCGCCGAAGATTTTGCCTATTATTCTCAAATGATGCCAGCCTGCTTTTACCGTTTTGGAACCGCTGAACCCGGAAAAGAAAACGAAAAAAAACTCCATCATCCTCTTTTTGATATTGACGAAAGCTCTTTAGAAACTTCTGTGGGTATGATGACTTATTTAGCCCTTAATTATTTTAATTCTGAGGAGAAATAA
- a CDS encoding glyceraldehyde-3-phosphate dehydrogenase — protein sequence MSILNYEEELIQRVKEEKAAVELIKIVSDLWLDRQVELVMFRKRLLDQKMSEILSLFDYAKDFVKKPINVFDALTAARIIENGNYGAAKIDLGHLVFNCEDKSNIEAHVVNALKDFSSDTASEMESKDVVLYGFGRIGRLLARELITQAGKGDQLRLRAIVVRRDDDAEITKRASLLRTDSVHGEFPGTVVEDFQNKALIINGHHVLLIKANNPEDIDYTAYGINNALVLDNTGVFTDKEALSRHLQAKGTSKVILTAPGKEIPNIVFGANHLDYKPEDHDIFSAASCTTNAITPMLKVVSENFGVEKGHIETVHAYTNDQNLVDNMHKKNRRGRAAALNMVITSTGAGKAVVKVIPSLEGKLTANAVRVPTPDGSLAILNLNLDKATNLDEFNETMRKAALEGALVEQIEYNTSKELVSCDIVGNAAASIYDSNATHVSTDGKSVVIYAWYDNEYGYSRQVMRLAKYVSNVRRKTNY from the coding sequence ATGAGCATCTTAAATTACGAAGAAGAACTAATTCAACGTGTAAAAGAAGAAAAAGCGGCTGTAGAGCTTATCAAAATCGTTAGCGATCTTTGGCTTGACCGTCAAGTAGAATTGGTTATGTTCAGAAAAAGACTTTTGGACCAAAAAATGAGCGAAATCTTGAGTCTTTTCGACTATGCAAAGGATTTTGTAAAAAAACCAATTAATGTATTTGATGCTTTAACAGCAGCAAGAATAATAGAAAATGGAAACTATGGTGCTGCCAAAATAGACTTAGGTCATTTGGTATTCAACTGTGAAGACAAATCTAATATTGAAGCCCATGTAGTCAATGCATTAAAAGACTTCTCATCTGATACAGCATCAGAAATGGAATCTAAAGATGTTGTTCTTTACGGTTTTGGAAGAATCGGTCGTTTATTAGCTCGTGAACTTATCACACAAGCAGGAAAAGGTGATCAATTGAGACTTAGAGCGATCGTGGTAAGAAGAGACGACGATGCCGAGATCACGAAAAGAGCTTCTTTACTTAGAACAGACTCAGTTCATGGAGAATTCCCAGGGACAGTTGTAGAAGATTTCCAAAACAAAGCATTGATCATCAACGGACATCACGTGTTGCTAATCAAAGCAAACAACCCTGAGGATATCGATTATACAGCTTATGGAATCAACAATGCTTTAGTATTAGACAATACTGGAGTGTTTACAGATAAAGAAGCTTTGAGCAGACATCTTCAAGCAAAAGGAACTTCTAAAGTAATCCTTACAGCTCCAGGTAAAGAAATTCCAAATATCGTTTTTGGAGCGAATCACTTGGATTATAAACCAGAAGATCATGATATCTTCTCTGCAGCTTCTTGTACTACAAATGCCATTACACCAATGCTAAAAGTAGTCAGTGAGAACTTTGGAGTAGAAAAAGGACATATAGAAACAGTACATGCTTATACAAACGACCAAAACTTGGTTGACAATATGCATAAGAAAAACCGTAGAGGTAGAGCTGCTGCATTAAATATGGTAATTACTTCTACAGGTGCAGGAAAAGCGGTTGTTAAAGTAATTCCTTCATTAGAGGGGAAACTTACTGCGAATGCCGTTCGTGTTCCTACACCAGATGGTTCTTTGGCAATTCTAAATCTTAATTTAGATAAAGCAACAAACCTTGATGAGTTTAATGAAACAATGAGAAAAGCGGCCTTGGAAGGAGCCCTTGTTGAGCAAATAGAATACAATACATCAAAAGAGCTTGTATCTTGTGATATTGTAGGAAATGCTGCGGCTTCTATCTATGATAGCAATGCGACTCATGTTTCTACAGATGGAAAATCTGTTGTAATCTACGCTTGGTATGATAATGAGTATGGTTACTCAAGACAAGTAATGAGACTTGCAAAATATGTTTCTAACGTAAGAAGAAAGACGAATTACTAA
- a CDS encoding ATP-binding protein, producing MILYIRLKNFYSIKDEVVLDMQAANIRGERAQKLSNNIVKKQKHNILKTAVIYGANASGKSNVIKAIRQCCGYVFSSHNFNENTFFDYEVFKFQKESQPSEFQMCFMIDEVEFDYSFSLSKTQIISEKLYYYPKGRKAKIFERNELKSGKKNDIYNFASVIKRPMDVAINTSKKNLFISRASQMDREIPKQIFHFFHSTFILGYQGYNASSVEQLFHNNKKFLLEGLRIADSDIVDIIIHKELVPNTRFTFDPLEDIQKPKVDFGIEEHLKISTFHKSNPSISFDFNTEESQGTKKLFFILLSIIDIIQNNKILLIDEIEDSLHSKIVEFIIQLLHKSKQSQLIFTTHNTNLLDLDLLRKDQINFVHKNESGSTELYSLIDFKDFRDNMNPEKGYLQGRFDAVPIIDLEESLIDKISNNGKKKE from the coding sequence ATGATACTATACATACGTTTAAAAAACTTTTACTCGATTAAAGACGAGGTTGTGTTAGATATGCAGGCTGCAAATATCCGAGGGGAAAGAGCTCAAAAATTATCAAATAATATTGTCAAAAAACAAAAACACAATATCCTTAAAACGGCGGTAATTTATGGTGCGAATGCTTCAGGTAAATCAAATGTTATAAAAGCAATTAGGCAATGCTGCGGGTATGTTTTCAGCTCTCATAATTTTAATGAAAATACATTTTTTGACTATGAGGTGTTTAAATTTCAAAAAGAAAGTCAGCCCAGTGAGTTTCAAATGTGTTTTATGATTGATGAAGTAGAATTTGATTATTCTTTTTCCTTATCCAAAACACAAATTATTTCTGAAAAATTATACTATTACCCTAAAGGTAGAAAAGCAAAAATTTTTGAGAGAAATGAGTTGAAGTCAGGTAAGAAAAATGATATTTACAACTTCGCTAGCGTCATTAAACGCCCAATGGATGTTGCGATAAACACTTCAAAAAAGAATCTATTTATCTCCCGTGCAAGTCAAATGGATCGGGAAATTCCAAAACAAATTTTTCATTTTTTTCATTCAACATTTATTCTCGGCTATCAAGGTTATAATGCTTCTTCGGTTGAGCAATTGTTTCACAATAATAAAAAATTTTTATTGGAGGGTTTGAGAATCGCAGACAGCGACATTGTCGATATCATCATTCATAAAGAGTTGGTTCCCAATACAAGATTTACTTTTGACCCCTTAGAGGATATTCAAAAACCAAAGGTAGATTTTGGTATAGAAGAACATCTAAAAATAAGTACTTTTCACAAATCGAACCCATCTATTTCTTTTGATTTCAATACTGAAGAGTCTCAGGGAACGAAAAAATTATTTTTTATTCTTTTAAGCATCATTGATATTATTCAGAATAACAAGATATTACTTATTGATGAAATTGAAGATAGCCTTCACTCTAAAATTGTGGAATTTATTATCCAGTTGTTACACAAATCAAAACAAAGCCAACTAATTTTCACAACGCACAATACAAATCTTTTGGACTTAGATTTATTGAGAAAAGATCAAATAAATTTTGTTCACAAAAATGAATCAGGAAGTACCGAACTCTATTCTTTAATTGATTTTAAAGACTTCAGAGACAATATGAACCCAGAAAAAGGATACCTTCAAGGACGTTTTGATGCGGTACCTATAATAGATTTAGAAGAATCATTAATAGATAAAATATCAAATAATGGCAAGAAAAAAGAATAA
- a CDS encoding RloB family protein: MARKKNKARSMNPTYFVFCEGDTEKEYIKILKKQFRHIPIEIKEKIEGNQINTRKVVDIIQEKGLYLKNKDKVFLLYDIDVPKMLEKLLKVKDAILLVSNPCIEFWFLLHCEAQNAHISTSNAIKKLEKNWKNYKKGKLTEQMAKILQNNQKQAILKAKKLKAHSNPSSTIYRIIEILSEKRISTN; this comes from the coding sequence ATGGCAAGAAAAAAGAATAAAGCGAGATCCATGAACCCAACATATTTTGTGTTTTGTGAAGGTGATACAGAAAAGGAATATATCAAAATTTTGAAAAAACAATTCAGACATATCCCTATCGAAATAAAAGAAAAAATAGAAGGAAATCAAATAAATACAAGAAAAGTTGTTGATATCATTCAAGAGAAAGGATTGTATCTAAAGAATAAAGATAAAGTATTCTTACTCTATGATATTGATGTTCCCAAAATGTTAGAAAAACTTCTAAAAGTAAAAGATGCCATTTTGTTAGTAAGTAATCCTTGTATAGAATTTTGGTTTTTACTACACTGTGAAGCTCAAAATGCACACATTTCAACTTCCAATGCTATTAAGAAATTAGAAAAAAACTGGAAGAATTACAAGAAAGGAAAGCTCACAGAACAGATGGCGAAAATCTTGCAGAATAATCAAAAGCAAGCAATTTTGAAAGCAAAAAAACTAAAAGCGCATTCAAATCCATCATCTACTATTTATAGAATAATCGAAATCTTATCTGAAAAAAGAATAAGTACAAATTAA